One Bacteroidota bacterium genomic region harbors:
- a CDS encoding enoyl-CoA hydratase/isomerase family protein — MVNEFIKFSAEGSVGKIILNKTDTLNSFNREMAKQMQNALDVCASDKNIRAVYITGEGRAFCAGQDLSEAISPGANIAEIVRETYNPIIQKIRNIEKPVVCAVNGPAVGAGASIALACDVVIAAASASFTQAFSKIGLIPDSGGTFFLPRLIGFGKASALMMLGDKISAADAEKMGMIYKVVDDAAFHADAFAVAKTLSEMPTKGIWLTKRLLNQSMYNTLDKQLEAEGTVQASAASTYDFSEGVKAFLEKRKPVFKGE; from the coding sequence ATGGTAAATGAGTTTATTAAATTTTCAGCAGAAGGTTCTGTCGGGAAAATAATTCTGAACAAAACGGATACGCTGAACAGTTTCAACCGCGAGATGGCAAAGCAAATGCAAAACGCATTGGATGTGTGTGCGTCCGATAAAAACATCCGCGCGGTGTATATAACTGGAGAAGGGCGCGCCTTCTGCGCTGGTCAGGATTTGAGCGAAGCGATTTCTCCGGGAGCAAATATAGCCGAGATTGTCCGCGAAACTTACAATCCAATCATTCAGAAAATACGAAACATTGAAAAACCTGTTGTCTGTGCTGTGAATGGACCTGCTGTTGGAGCCGGAGCAAGCATTGCGCTTGCATGCGATGTGGTGATTGCGGCTGCATCGGCAAGTTTTACGCAGGCATTTTCTAAAATCGGTCTTATTCCCGACAGCGGAGGAACTTTTTTTCTTCCCCGCTTAATTGGATTCGGAAAAGCCTCGGCACTGATGATGCTGGGTGATAAAATTTCTGCTGCCGATGCGGAAAAAATGGGAATGATTTATAAAGTTGTTGATGATGCTGCGTTTCATGCGGACGCATTTGCCGTAGCTAAAACACTTTCTGAAATGCCTACGAAAGGAATCTGGCTTACCAAACGATTGCTGAATCAATCTATGTACAATACGCTTGACAAACAACTTGAAGCGGAAGGAACAGTGCAGGCGAGTGCCGCAAGCACGTATGATTTCAGCGAAGGAGTGAAAGCGTTTCTTGAAAAAAGGAAACCTGTTTTTAAAGGAGAATAA
- a CDS encoding acyltransferase: MNDKYYIRGFDGLRCISILFVLNEHLKGGNFLKTLFGNDFGGRLFSITSGGMGVGIFFVLSGYLITTLLLKEKIEFGKINYKKFIIRRFFRLFPAFSFYMLITFVVFIIEGRISKHFITGWLIAFFYLYNFVPYGKLRFVEIGHTWSLAVEEQYYLVWPLLMHFFKKNWIFILILFSIVFTQIFKWWYDTLPISTIYQSYRLTIPGIYPILIGCLVAVMSLFSKIYKSNILLPVSVAMYFSPLFPLYQYFHFIPYFSYVIYYLPMMGVGIFIYWLVNNNSHVLINIFEFSILKFIGKLSYSIYLWQEIFLMGAVHGKESWMQKFPQNILCTFIMASFSYFVIEKRFLKMKNKYRLVKNLHD; this comes from the coding sequence ATGAATGATAAGTATTACATAAGGGGATTTGATGGACTAAGATGCATTTCCATTCTGTTTGTATTAAATGAGCATCTCAAAGGTGGGAATTTTCTTAAAACCTTATTTGGCAATGATTTTGGAGGAAGGTTATTTAGTATTACTTCAGGAGGCATGGGCGTAGGTATTTTTTTTGTGTTAAGTGGATACTTAATCACTACTTTATTATTGAAAGAAAAAATCGAATTTGGGAAAATAAATTATAAAAAGTTTATTATTCGTAGATTCTTTAGATTATTTCCTGCTTTTTCATTTTACATGCTCATTACTTTTGTTGTTTTCATAATTGAAGGTAGAATAAGTAAACATTTTATTACGGGATGGTTGATTGCATTTTTTTATCTATATAATTTTGTACCCTATGGTAAATTGAGATTTGTAGAAATAGGTCATACATGGTCGTTGGCAGTTGAAGAACAATATTATTTAGTTTGGCCTTTGCTGATGCATTTTTTTAAGAAGAATTGGATTTTTATTTTAATATTATTTTCAATTGTATTTACCCAGATATTTAAATGGTGGTATGACACTCTTCCCATCTCTACCATTTACCAATCTTATCGGCTTACAATACCAGGAATTTATCCGATATTAATTGGCTGTTTGGTTGCTGTGATGTCATTATTTTCTAAGATTTATAAATCAAATATTTTACTTCCTGTCAGCGTTGCAATGTATTTTTCACCCTTGTTTCCTCTATATCAATACTTCCATTTTATTCCTTATTTTTCATATGTAATTTATTATTTGCCAATGATGGGCGTAGGAATTTTTATTTACTGGCTTGTCAATAATAATTCGCATGTTTTGATAAATATTTTTGAATTTTCTATTTTAAAGTTCATTGGAAAACTCTCTTACAGTATTTATTTATGGCAAGAAATCTTCCTGATGGGAGCTGTTCATGGAAAGGAATCGTGGATGCAGAAATTTCCACAAAATATTTTATGTACTTTTATAATGGCATCTTTTTCATATTTTGTTATTGAAAAGAGATTTTTGAAAATGAAAAATAAATATAGATTAGTGAAAAATCTACATGATTAA
- a CDS encoding T9SS type A sorting domain-containing protein, with amino-acid sequence MKNLLLSGILTACINFLFICSYSQGTFQSIATGSYTTAATWTLTAGADANGVPDADDDITILSGHTVTAPANSTQQCKNITINLGGQLTRAGTFVINGTTFSNSGTFASSGAQSLYFRTYAPKTISGAGSYGASGGWQIESNTTISANVTISKTDAITVVNTVTVTNNGKVTLSNNTLSVVGPSGKWINAAGSTLSIRNTLSGSGTVDATASTNTVTMTTTAGTCTVTSTDGKRPLGGRFNTLVLSGGAPKKLGSNLDVDGNLTCSTGGLNVNGLNMTIGGNWTQNSTVSSNTATCTFDGSSGAQTISGTVANISFANLTINNASGVSCSRPITVSGTNTLTSGVFTESSTLTYNGAAPQSITGGTGSITCPSGASITMSNASGVTTTQPMTIAGTINVTAGTFATGASKINVTSVAGTTGRIGDCTGGNITGTKWFLERYIASSDTGWQDISSPINGADISSWDSTLYMSLAAGCPDGLSGGWNSVYYWDVTGAGSWATVTSCSEPLTVGRGFEMWLASTTTTFVPTGTTRTIGTPNVGSKIITIGDAAAETALLGNPYMSPVSWTTMYGDNANVQNWFQVYDEVSGTYSIWNGSSGTGTGKLAASAGVIPAYQGFWVENLTATSTFTFNENRKVASALELVKQQHMPEVNILRMKIHSDFMPNAHESMICFMDGASEYHDGFGDVTFLPSREKKSPSLTPMSADNHKLTVSAFPLDKQSQDITIIANVSVPGDYMIDFKNVNLISAYPCLSLQEIGMNTVIPLKGDYTYHFTSHGDADSERKFILHCKKTTSGCYDDAKKASPDFRISPNDAGVNISFYFDKLTKANISAYNLLGQTLFNSNEIVSQNDITLPLAKTNSVYFIKIITEEGTITRKIIY; translated from the coding sequence ATGAAAAACTTATTACTCTCAGGCATCCTAACTGCTTGTATTAATTTTCTGTTTATTTGCTCATACAGTCAGGGCACTTTTCAATCAATAGCCACCGGAAGTTATACCACCGCTGCTACCTGGACACTTACAGCGGGAGCAGATGCCAATGGGGTTCCGGATGCAGATGATGATATCACTATTTTATCAGGGCATACGGTTACAGCTCCGGCTAATTCAACGCAACAATGCAAAAATATTACCATCAACCTTGGCGGTCAGCTAACAAGGGCAGGAACCTTTGTAATAAATGGAACCACATTCAGCAATAGCGGAACTTTTGCAAGCAGTGGAGCTCAATCACTTTATTTCAGAACGTATGCACCAAAAACAATAAGCGGTGCGGGCAGTTATGGCGCTTCCGGTGGATGGCAAATAGAATCCAACACCACTATTTCTGCAAATGTAACTATCTCAAAAACTGATGCTATCACTGTTGTTAATACCGTTACTGTAACAAATAATGGAAAGGTTACTCTTTCAAATAATACGTTGAGTGTTGTTGGACCTAGTGGCAAATGGATAAACGCAGCAGGTTCCACTCTTTCTATCAGAAACACACTTTCAGGAAGTGGAACAGTGGATGCAACCGCAAGCACCAATACAGTGACCATGACCACCACTGCAGGAACCTGCACCGTAACATCTACCGATGGAAAAAGACCATTAGGAGGGCGTTTTAACACCTTGGTTCTTTCAGGAGGAGCTCCAAAAAAACTGGGCAGTAATTTAGATGTTGACGGAAATTTAACTTGCAGCACCGGAGGTCTGAATGTAAATGGATTGAATATGACTATTGGAGGTAATTGGACACAAAACTCTACCGTTTCATCCAACACCGCAACCTGCACCTTTGATGGCAGCAGCGGAGCGCAAACAATCAGCGGAACTGTTGCCAACATCAGTTTTGCCAATTTAACCATCAATAATGCTTCAGGTGTTTCATGCAGCAGACCAATAACCGTAAGCGGAACAAATACGCTTACTTCAGGAGTTTTTACAGAGAGTTCAACCCTTACATATAATGGAGCAGCCCCCCAGTCAATAACAGGAGGCACCGGCAGCATTACCTGCCCTTCAGGAGCAAGCATTACCATGAGCAACGCATCGGGAGTAACAACCACCCAGCCGATGACCATTGCCGGAACCATTAATGTTACTGCCGGAACATTTGCAACAGGCGCTTCTAAAATTAATGTCACATCAGTTGCCGGCACAACCGGCAGAATTGGCGATTGCACTGGAGGAAACATTACAGGAACAAAATGGTTTTTGGAACGCTACATTGCCTCAAGCGATACCGGGTGGCAGGATATTTCTTCTCCTATTAACGGAGCAGATATCAGTTCATGGGACAGCACATTATATATGAGTCTTGCTGCTGGTTGTCCGGATGGATTATCAGGCGGATGGAATTCAGTTTATTACTGGGATGTAACAGGTGCCGGTTCCTGGGCAACTGTTACCAGTTGCAGTGAACCGCTTACTGTCGGAAGAGGATTTGAAATGTGGCTTGCATCCACCACCACCACATTTGTTCCTACCGGAACCACCAGAACAATAGGCACACCCAATGTAGGTTCAAAAATAATTACAATTGGAGATGCTGCGGCAGAAACTGCTTTGTTAGGAAATCCTTATATGTCACCGGTTAGCTGGACAACCATGTATGGTGATAATGCCAATGTGCAGAATTGGTTTCAGGTTTATGATGAAGTGAGCGGCACCTATTCAATATGGAATGGCTCAAGCGGAACCGGTACAGGAAAATTAGCTGCCTCAGCAGGAGTAATTCCAGCTTATCAGGGCTTCTGGGTTGAAAATCTGACGGCAACTTCTACGTTTACATTTAACGAAAATCGAAAAGTTGCCAGTGCGCTTGAATTAGTGAAACAACAACATATGCCTGAAGTAAATATTCTGAGAATGAAAATTCATTCTGACTTCATGCCCAATGCACACGAGTCTATGATTTGCTTTATGGATGGCGCATCAGAATATCATGATGGTTTCGGAGATGTTACCTTTTTACCCAGCAGAGAGAAAAAATCTCCAAGTTTAACCCCAATGTCTGCTGACAATCACAAATTAACCGTTTCAGCTTTTCCTTTAGACAAACAATCACAGGACATCACCATCATTGCAAATGTTAGCGTTCCTGGCGATTACATGATTGATTTCAAAAATGTAAATCTCATTTCTGCATACCCTTGCTTATCACTTCAGGAAATCGGAATGAATACTGTTATTCCGCTAAAAGGAGATTACACTTATCACTTCACTTCACATGGCGATGCCGACAGTGAAAGAAAATTTATTTTACACTGCAAAAAAACTACTTCCGGTTGCTATGATGATGCAAAAAAAGCTTCTCCTGATTTTCGCATATCACCGAACGATGCGGGAGTAAATATTTCTTTCTATTTCGATAAACTAACAAAAGCAAACATTTCCGCATACAATCTTTTAGGGCAAACTCTTTTCAACTCAAATGAGATTGTTTCTCAAAATGACATTACGTTGCCGCTTGCAAAAACAAATTCTGTTTACTTCATAAAAATCATAACCGAAGAAGGCACAATAACCAGGAAAATAATTTATTAA